Proteins encoded together in one Amblyomma americanum isolate KBUSLIRL-KWMA chromosome 1, ASM5285725v1, whole genome shotgun sequence window:
- the LOC144120984 gene encoding neprilysin-1-like, with translation MILIGWRQVASFEAGASIGLRRHLGLKTSWIHAESRAAAVDKLRRMNTSLWPSDSYLNASEVAAILENFPEPREDGAVLRYWLDALSARRALLGRQWDVADALYPGDLQPPRALFRYHYYLNELAVSLHALRSPLFVEGVGLAVNMGGLGAHYAVALARAFDPRGVLLDGRGSTSGLWWGKSSYRDYERRTACPATAASGAEGGVQAFEGVAAIEIAYGAFNASRSIADQGTRTHQRRRIFLGLSEDQAFFVAFCQASCARGPNERQQMSCTLPLKNFREFATAFTCPVASPMNPALRCGFFEASDQRAARKNGGESEDAGKRASTNASANVGADGAVTSWTRPPARRSGSDDQDPLTLATTGLAGHMVRQPPVL, from the coding sequence AtgattctcattggctggagacaAGTGGCGTCATTCGAGGCCGGTGCCTCAATTGGCCTGCGAAGACATCTTGGTCTGAAGACATCTTGGATCCACGCtgagagccgagcggccgccgtcGACAAGCTGCGCCGCATGAACACCTCCCTCTGGCCTTCCGACTCCTACCTCAATGCATCGGAGGTGGCCGCCATATTGGAGAACTTCCCTGAGCCCAGAGAGGACGGTGCTGTGTTGCGGTACTGGCTTGACGCGTTGTCGGCTCGCCGAGCGCTCCTTGGCAGGCAGTGGGATGTGGCCGACGCCTTGTACCCTGGAGacttgcagccgccgcgggcccTGTTCCGCTACCACTATTACCTAAACGAGCTGGCTGTCTCGCTGCACGCGCTGCGCAGCCCGCTGTTCGTGGAGGGAGTGGGTCTCGCTGTGAACATGGGAGGCCTCGGAGCCCACTACGCCGTTGCCCTGGCCCGGGCGTTCGACCCACGAGGCGTCCTCCTGGACGGTCGCGGTTCCACCTCCGGTCTTTGGTGGGGAAAGTCCTCGTACCGGGACTACGAGCGGAGGACAGCGTGCCCAGCGACTGCCGCCAGTGGAGCCGAAGGAGGTGTGCAGGCCTTCGAGGGAGTCGCTGCCATCGAGATAGCGTACGGGGCCTTCAACGCGTCGCGCTCTATCGCCGACCAGGGTACGCGGACGCATCAGAGGCGGCGCATTTTCCTTGGCCTGTCAGAGGATCAGGCCTTCTTCGTCGCCTTCTGCCAAGCGTCCTGCGCGCGCGGGCCCAACGAGCGACAACAGATGTCCTGCACACTGCCGCTGAAGAACTTCCGCGAGTTCGCCACCGCATTTACGTGTCCCGTGGCCTCGCCCATGAATCCAGCGCTAAGGTGCGGCTTCTTCGAGGCCAGTGACCAGCGGGCTGCCCGTAAAAATGGGGGTGAGAGTGAAGATGCCGGTAAAAGAGCGTCTACGAATGCGAGTGCGAATGTTGGTGCTGACGGCGCAGTGACGTCCTGGACGAGGCCACCGGCACGCCGGAGTGGCAGTGACGACCAGGATCCGTTGACACTGGCGACGACGGGTCTCGCGGGGCATATGGTTCGACAGCCCCCAGTTTTATGA